A genomic region of Antennarius striatus isolate MH-2024 chromosome 2, ASM4005453v1, whole genome shotgun sequence contains the following coding sequences:
- the taf11 gene encoding transcription initiation factor TFIID subunit 11, with amino-acid sequence MADPARIKPEATPGKEPSASEEPPSAKPQKAEDAPATTKPAAESREPPSRDPPSSGPESKAEGAAGEDEEEGTSGQPSSKRMKVEPEKKKEKRHKVDEDEIQKMQVLVSSFSEEQLNRYEMYRRSAFPKAAIKRLIQSITGSSVSQNVVIAMSGISKVFAGEIVEEALDVCEKWGDTPPLQPKHMREAVRRLKSRDQIPNSKYKNILFQ; translated from the exons ATGGCTGACCCTGCACGGATCAAACCTGAGGCAACACCCGGGAAAGAACCGTCTGCCAGCGAGGAGCCCCCCAGCGCCAAGCCGCAGAAAGCAGAAGACGCTCCAGCCACAACCAAACCGGCAGCTGAAAGCAGGGAGCCCCCCTCCAGAGACCCCCCCAGCTCCGGGCCGGAGAGTAAAGCT GAAGGAGCTGCtggggaggatgaagaagaaggaacTTCAGGCCAACCGTCTTCCAAACGAATGAAGGTGGAACctgagaagaaaaaggagaaacgACACAAAGTCGACGAGGATGAAATCCAGAAGATGCA AGTGTTGGTGTCATCGTTTTCTGAGGAGCAGCTGAATCGTTATGAGATGTACAGACGCTCTGCCTTCCCCAAAGCTGCTATAAAGAGG CTGATCCAGTCCATAACAGGATCATCCGTGTCCCAGAATGTGGTGATTGCCATGTCGGGTATTTCCAAGGTTTTTGCTGGAGAGATAGTTGAGGAAG CTCTGGATGTGTGTGAGAAGTGgggagacacccccccccttcagccGAAGCACATGAGGGAAGCTGTTAGGAGGTTGAAGAGTAGAGATCAGATCCCCAACTCCAAGTACAAGAACATCCTGTTTCAATGA
- the LOC137588589 gene encoding ankyrin repeat and SAM domain-containing protein 1A, producing the protein MGKEQELLDAARTGNLAAVEKLLSGKRQSAGSGGGSSGTGGSGNSGGHGASSHTLSSLLSIWRGPNVNCVDSTGYTPLHHAALNGHSEVVEVLLRNEALTNMADNKGCYPLHLAAWKGDEDIVRLLIHQGPSPPRLNEQSSVEHKEFKRCGPFDPYINAKNNDNETPLHCAAQYGHSEVVRLLLEELTDPTMRNNRFETPLDLAALYGRLGVVKLLLRAHPNLLSCNTKKHTPLHLASRNGHLAVVEVLLQAGMDINYETEKGSALHEAALFGKTEVVQKLLRAGIDVNILDQKGLTALDTVKELPSKKSQQIAALILGHMTGKPPDIDLPPPPMPPPQESPGPQRKGEVSQLISGLQPDEESPYEALFEATSSLSLDSLTSRKSSDRDSGWTDSDAGKKDRPAQPSHPAPGHEEEVSSAVMKMKSALSCSQSHAPLPLQTPNTDDGLEARGEEEEDHTYELLLTAQTKVPPPSQEPQSSKDESAAPSSLLPQRKAAAPNDLRAPSGVKDTLPLPGHGGPRGPGDAPPLSQEGGVPEQFTGLLHGSSPVFDSREEPLRVPGVQPESRKPHRAKEVGVAAPGRPKMAAILTDCDPKAIYATVNKEPRDTGAGAPVRTRPGDLKLARSLSKSDSDLLVSPPADEEAGLGNRSESVSDCSAGKKRLEKSPSFTSEWDEKPETWSRTEGTSNDGIEKIMTLIGAGIDFSRDQQYATPAGASVRILEQPVGDWLDRVGLPQYESKLLLNGFDDLHYMGGNVMEDQDLKEIGITDPSHRKKILNAARSLPKVKALGCDGSPSLSSWLENLGLHEYLHNFLSSGYRSLDCVKNLWELEIVNVLKISLLGHRKRIIASLAERHYEEPPVKPPRLSQIRCHDPPGPQSSSPLSQVESYAGRSMDPLLPAGDPPRRGDHDATQRHRSERPRSHDREPRLTLRPPSLAAPYAPVQNWQHQPEKLIFESCEYESSYLGSMLIKDLRGTESTQDACAKMRRSTEQMRKVPAIVLSITYKGVKFIDAANKNIIAEHEIRNISCAAQDPEDLRTFAYITKDLQTSHHYCHVFSTEDVNRTYEIILTLGQAFEVAYQLALQAQRNKQHQTPLGGPGSEVTDTRSGRPAPKPRGGARKSAGEMVEPEGDPQSQGNTTWLTDPPDSKRTISTKYETTIF; encoded by the exons ATGGGGAAGGAGCAGGAACTTCTGGACGCGGCGCGGACGGGAAACCTGGCCGCGGTGGAGAAGCTCCTCTCCGGGAAGCGGCAGTCCGCTGGCAGCGGCGGCGGATCCTCCGGTACCGGGGGGAGCGGCAACAGCGGCGGGCACGGCGCGTCCTCTCACACGCTCTCCAGTCTGCTCAG TATCTGGCGAGGCCCCAATGTGAACTGTGTGGACAGCACTGGCTACACCCCGCTGCACCACGCCGCCCTGAACGGACACAG TGAGGTGGTGGAGGTGCTCCTGCGTAACGAGGCCCTCACCAACATGGCCGACAACAAGGGCTGCTACCCGCTGCACCTGGCGGCGTGGAAGGGGGACGAGGACATCGTCCGGCTGCTTATCCACCAGGGGCCGTCCCCCCCCCGCCTCAACGAGCAG aGCTCCGTAGAGCATAAAGAGTTCAAACGCTGTGGGCCCTTTGACCCCTATATTAACGCCAAG aaCAACGACAACGAGACGCCGCTGCACTGCGCCGCCCAGTACGGCCACTCGGAGGTGGTGcgcctgctgctggaggagctgaccGACCCCACCATGAGGAACAACCGCTTCGAGACGCCGCTGGACCTGGCGGCGCTCTACGGGCGGCTGGGCGTGGTCAAGCTGCTGCTGCGCGCCCACCCCAACCTGCTCAGCTGCAACACCAAGAAGCACACGCCGCTGCACCTGGCCTCCCGCAATGGACACCTGGCGGTGGTGGAGGTGCTGCTGCAGGCCGGCATGGACATCAACTACGAG ACGGAGAAAGGCTCTGCCCTCCATGAAGCCGCCCTGTTTGGGAAGACGGAGGTGGTCCAGAAGCTCCTCAGAGCAG GCATCGACGTGAACATCCTGGACCAGAAGGGCCTGACGGCTCTGGACACGGTGAAGGAGCTGCCCTCCAAGAAGAGCCAGCAGATCGCTGCTCTCATCCTGG gtcacatgactggaaAACCCCCCGACATcgacctgccccccccaccgATGCCTCCGCCTCAGGAGAGCCCCGGCCCCCAGAGGAAGG GTGAGGTGAGTCAGCTGATCTCAGGTCTGCAGCCCGACGAGGAGAGTCCCTACGAGGCCCTGTTCGAGGCTACCTCCAGCCTGTCCCTGGACAGCCTGACCAGCAGGAAGTCCTCCGACCGCGACTCAGGATGGACGGACAGCGACGCCGGAaag AAGGATCGCCCCGCCCAGCCGTCACACCCCGCCCCCGGTCACGAGGAGGAGGTGAGCTCAgcggtgatgaagatgaaatcTGCCCTCAgctgcagccaatcacacgctcctcttcctctgcagacCCCGAACACGGATGACGGCCTGGAGGCCagaggcgaggaagaggaggatcacACGTATGAACTGCTGCTGACGGCGCAGACCAAAGTCCCACCCCCCAGCCAGGAGCCCCAGTCcagtaaag ATGAGAGCGCCGCCCCGTCATCGCTCCTACCTCAG CGCAAAGCCGCCGCCCCCAACGACCTGAGAGCCCCGAGCGGCGTGAAAGACACCCTGCCCCTCCCTGGACAcgggggcccccgggggcccggAG ATGCCCCCCCGCTGAGCCAGGAGGGCGGCGTCCCGGAGCAGTTCACCGGCCTCCTGCACGGCTCCTCCCCCGTGTTCGACAGCCGCGAGGAGCCCCTCCGGGTGCCGGGCGTCCAGCCGGAGTCCAGGAAGCCCCACAGGGCGAAGGAAGTGGGCGTGGCCGCGCCAGGGCGACCCAAAATGGCCGCCATCCTGACTGACTGTGACCCCAAAGCCATCTACGCCACTGTGAACAAGGAGCCCCGCGACACGGGGGCCGGGGCCCCGGTCCGGACGCGCCCCGGCGACCTGAAGCTGGCCCGCAGCCTCTCCAAGTCGGACTCGGACCTGCTGGTGTCGCCCCCTGCTGACGAGGAGGCCGGGCTGGGGAACCGCAGCGAGTCCGTCTCCGACTGCAGCGCCGGCAAGAAGCGTCTGGAGAAGTCTCCGTCCTTCACGTCCGAGTGGGACGAG AAACCAGAGACGTGGTCCAGAACAGAAGGAACATCTAACGACGGA ATCGAGAAGATCATGACGCTGATCGGCGCCGGGATCGACTTCTCCAGAGACCAGCAGTACGCCACCCCAG CTG GAGCGTCGGTCCGGATTCTGGAGCAGCCGGTGGGCGACTGGCTGGACCGCGTGGGGCTCCCCCAGTACGAGAGCAAGCTGCTGCTCAACGGCTTCGACGACCTGCACTACATG GGGGGCAACGTGATGGAGGACCAGGACCTGAAGGAGATCGGCATCACAGACCCCTCCCACAGGAAGAAGATCCTGAACGCAGCACGATCATTACCCAAG GTGAAGGCTCTGGGCTGTGACGGcagcccctccctctcctcctggcTGGAGAACCTGGGTCTCCACGAGTACCTGCACAACTTCCTGTCCAGCGGCTACCGGTCCCTGGACTGTGTGaagaacctgtgggagctggagATCGTCAAC GTGCTGAAGATCTCGCTGCTCGGCCACAGGAAACGCATCATCGCCTCGCTGGCGGAGCGGCACTATGAGGAGCCCCCGGTGAAGCCCCCCCGCCTGTCTCAGATCCGG TGTCACGACCCCCCCGGCCCCCAGAGCTCGTCTCCACTCAGTCAGGTGGAATCCTACGCGGGGCGCTCCATGGACCCCCTGCTGCCTGCAGGTGACCCCCCCAGGAGAGGAGACCATGACGCCACCCAGAGACATCGCAGCGAGCGGCCCCGATCTCAC GACCGGGAGCCCCGGCTGACCCTGAGGCCCCCCAGCCTGGCCGCGCCCTATGCCCCCGTGCAGAACTGGCAGCATCAGCCCGAGAAACTCATCTTTGAATCGTGCGAATACGAATCCAGC TACCTGGGCTCCATGCTGATCAAGGACCTCCGGGGCACCGAGTCCACGCAGGACGCCTGCGCTAAGATGAGG AGGTCGACAGAACAAATGAGGAAGGTTCCTGCCATCGTCCTCTCCATCACCTACAAGGGTGTGAAGTTCATCGACGCAGCCAATAAG AACATCATCGCGGAGCACGAGATCAGGAACATCTCGTGTGCGGCCCAGGACCCCGAGGACCTACGCACCTTCGCCTACATCACCAAGGACCTGCAGACCAGCCATCACTACTGCCACGTGTTCAGCACGGAGGACGTG aaccgGACCTACGAGATCATCCTGACGCTGGGGCAGGCGTTCGAGGTGGCCTACCAGCTGGCCCTGCAAGCGCAGAGGAACAAGCAGCACCAGACCCCCCTGGGGGGgccggggtcagaggtcacggacACCCGGTCGGGCCGGCCCGCACCCAAACCACGAGGCGGCGCCCGGAAGTCAGCC GGGGAGATGGTGGAGCCGGAGGGTGACCCCCAGTCCCAGGGCAACACCACGTGGCTCACGGACCCCCCCGACTCCAAGCGCACCATCAGCACTAAGTACGAGACCACCATCTTTTGA